A genome region from Pseudoalteromonas tetraodonis includes the following:
- a CDS encoding PspC domain-containing protein, which produces MNSFNTHRRWYKNTLNKKISGVCSGLAYRLDFPVWSTRLVTVLLFLSFPFAVALGYLIAHCCLEEKAV; this is translated from the coding sequence ATGAATAGTTTTAATACACACCGTCGTTGGTACAAAAATACGCTTAACAAAAAAATATCAGGCGTCTGTAGTGGGTTAGCTTACCGACTAGACTTTCCGGTATGGTCTACTCGCTTAGTGACTGTTTTATTATTTTTAAGTTTTCCGTTTGCAGTGGCGCTAGGTTATTTAATTGCTCACTGTTGCCTTGAAGAAAAAGCAGTGTAA
- a CDS encoding PspA/IM30 family protein, translated as MGIFNRVNDVIQANIVAMLDKAEDSEKLLNLMLTEMQEALNECRSTAAALLCEEKSIKRQISNKQQALANWQLKAEHAVTKNRDDLAKSALAEKHTVEQSIKCLQTQLETLQQSIVKITEDCERLQQKMTQAKAKQAQLAKRENVVEARAKINTQLQSDKVAFALSRFEQIERRVESVESQVEAYELTDTASNTAMQIESLVKNEKIDAELASLKASLNTANKQTA; from the coding sequence ATGGGCATATTTAACCGCGTAAACGACGTCATTCAAGCAAATATTGTAGCTATGCTTGATAAAGCAGAAGACTCAGAAAAGTTACTCAATTTAATGCTTACTGAAATGCAAGAAGCGCTTAATGAGTGTCGTAGTACGGCAGCTGCACTTTTATGTGAAGAAAAGAGCATTAAACGTCAAATAAGTAACAAACAGCAAGCGCTCGCAAATTGGCAATTAAAAGCTGAGCATGCTGTGACAAAAAATCGTGACGATTTAGCTAAATCAGCATTAGCCGAAAAACACACTGTTGAACAAAGTATCAAGTGCCTACAAACACAGCTTGAAACATTGCAGCAATCGATTGTAAAAATCACAGAAGACTGTGAGCGCTTACAGCAAAAAATGACGCAGGCAAAAGCAAAGCAAGCACAACTTGCAAAGCGTGAAAACGTAGTTGAGGCAAGGGCAAAAATAAATACGCAACTACAAAGCGATAAAGTGGCTTTTGCCTTATCACGATTTGAGCAAATAGAGCGCCGCGTTGAAAGTGTAGAGTCGCAAGTTGAAGCGTATGAGCTCACAGATACTGCGAGCAATACAGCTATGCAAATTGAGTCACTGGTTAAAAATGAAAAAATTGATGCAGAACTGGCTAGTTTAAAAGCAAGTTTAAATACTGCTAATAAACAAACAGCTTAA
- the dusA gene encoding tRNA dihydrouridine(20/20a) synthase DusA, whose product MLDWTDRHCRTFHRKMTKHTVLYTEMITTGAILFGRGDYLHFNQHEGPVALQLGGSDPQALAQCAKLAGDRGYDEINLNVGCPSDRVQNGRFGACLMAEPELVAECVAAMKSVVSIPVTVKTRIGIDEQDSYEFLCALIEASHKVGCDDFIIHARKAWLKGLSPKENREVPELNYPRVYQLKKDYPQLDLSINGGVKTIEQSLEHLQYIDGVMVGREAYSNPFMLNEVDEKIYGDAANTQTRHDVVRSMYDYIEEEMRLGANFWHVARHMLGIFQGQPGARGFRRHLSENGHGKQADLSVMDKALSYVPE is encoded by the coding sequence ATGCTCGATTGGACTGATCGCCATTGTCGTACGTTTCATCGTAAAATGACAAAGCACACCGTGCTCTACACTGAAATGATCACCACAGGTGCTATTTTGTTTGGCCGTGGCGACTATTTGCACTTTAATCAACATGAAGGCCCAGTAGCGCTGCAGCTGGGGGGCTCAGATCCGCAAGCGCTAGCACAGTGTGCCAAGCTTGCAGGTGACCGCGGTTATGATGAAATAAACCTTAACGTAGGTTGTCCGTCTGATCGTGTGCAAAATGGGCGTTTTGGTGCCTGTTTAATGGCAGAGCCCGAGCTTGTGGCAGAGTGTGTTGCTGCAATGAAAAGTGTAGTCAGTATTCCTGTTACGGTAAAAACGCGCATTGGTATTGATGAGCAAGATTCCTATGAATTTTTATGTGCGCTTATTGAAGCATCGCATAAAGTAGGCTGTGATGATTTTATTATTCATGCCCGTAAGGCATGGCTAAAAGGATTGAGTCCAAAAGAAAATCGCGAAGTTCCTGAGCTTAACTACCCCCGCGTTTACCAGCTTAAAAAAGATTATCCACAACTTGATTTAAGTATTAATGGCGGTGTTAAAACCATTGAGCAAAGCCTTGAGCATTTACAGTACATAGATGGAGTGATGGTTGGGCGAGAGGCTTACAGCAATCCATTTATGCTAAATGAAGTTGATGAAAAAATATATGGTGATGCTGCTAATACTCAGACACGTCATGATGTTGTGCGCTCTATGTATGATTACATTGAAGAAGAGATGCGTTTAGGCGCTAACTTTTGGCATGTTGCTCGCCATATGTTAGGTATTTTTCAGGGACAACCCGGTGCGCGTGGTTTTAGACGCCATTTATCTGAAAATGGCCATGGCAAGCAAGCTGATTTGAGTGTTATGGATAAAGCACTAAGTTACGTACCCGAATAA
- a CDS encoding transcriptional repressor — MNIESLVSKAKQVCDNRGARFTPIREKVFRLLASAQGGVGAYDLLEQLKVTETGAKPATIYRALDFLAELGFIHKIESTNAFMLCHHFDHIHPVQLLICDTCGFVKELHSTVISHELNNLAAESGFVVSGQTIEAHGKCDACRA, encoded by the coding sequence ATGAATATAGAATCACTCGTAAGTAAAGCAAAACAAGTATGCGACAACCGTGGTGCGCGATTCACACCTATTCGCGAAAAGGTATTTCGTTTATTAGCAAGCGCTCAAGGTGGTGTGGGTGCATACGATTTGCTAGAGCAATTAAAAGTCACTGAAACAGGCGCAAAACCTGCGACAATTTATCGTGCTTTAGACTTTTTAGCAGAACTCGGTTTTATTCATAAAATTGAAAGCACTAATGCATTCATGTTGTGTCATCACTTTGATCATATTCATCCTGTTCAATTACTAATTTGCGATACATGTGGGTTTGTTAAAGAGCTGCATTCAACAGTAATTTCACATGAGCTCAATAACTTAGCAGCCGAAAGTGGCTTTGTAGTTTCTGGGCAAACCATAGAAGCACACGGTAAATGTGACGCTTGTCGAGCATAG
- a CDS encoding secondary thiamine-phosphate synthase enzyme YjbQ, whose protein sequence is MSWSQTTITLKPRSRGFHLIDNDILTKLPQLSQLKIGLLHLFIQHTSASLTINENADPTVRMDMESHFNQFVPERQPYYRHDYEGDDDMPAHIKTSTLGCELTIPINNGQLALGTWQGIYLGEHRDHGGARRIIATLQGETF, encoded by the coding sequence ATGAGCTGGTCGCAAACCACGATTACATTAAAGCCTCGCTCGCGGGGCTTTCACTTAATTGATAACGACATACTGACTAAACTCCCACAGCTGAGCCAACTAAAAATAGGGTTATTACACTTATTTATTCAACACACCTCTGCCAGCTTAACCATTAATGAAAATGCCGATCCGACCGTGCGTATGGATATGGAAAGCCACTTCAATCAGTTTGTACCTGAGCGCCAGCCTTATTATCGTCATGACTATGAGGGCGATGATGATATGCCTGCTCATATTAAAACCAGCACTTTAGGTTGCGAGTTAACGATACCTATTAATAATGGTCAATTAGCGCTGGGGACTTGGCAAGGAATATACTTAGGCGAACATCGCGACCATGGCGGGGCTAGGCGAATTATTGCCACTTTGCAAGGCGAAACGTTTTAG
- a CDS encoding MarC family protein — protein sequence MHELLAIFIFFFAVIDPIGTIPVFIAVTRGDDDKFKRKVIFKAVGVSALVLLFFVVAGEQLLNVIEIPLSAFQIAGGLILLIFALSMTFGESKPEAEIKSVRDSTETAIFPLAIPSIASPGAMLGAVLMTRNEEYTWVEQMITSSMMLAVLVVVLILLLLATHVHKIIGDSGASIISRIMGLILSSVAVTNILNGIAQYFGLQVFA from the coding sequence ATGCATGAACTATTAGCCATATTTATTTTCTTTTTTGCAGTTATCGATCCAATCGGCACAATTCCGGTTTTTATCGCCGTAACTCGGGGTGATGACGACAAGTTTAAGCGTAAAGTAATTTTTAAAGCAGTGGGTGTATCTGCTTTAGTACTGTTATTTTTTGTGGTTGCCGGTGAGCAATTACTCAATGTGATTGAGATTCCACTATCGGCATTTCAAATAGCCGGTGGGTTGATCTTATTAATTTTTGCACTCTCCATGACGTTTGGTGAAAGTAAACCCGAAGCTGAAATTAAAAGTGTTCGCGATAGCACTGAAACCGCTATTTTTCCGCTGGCTATACCCTCAATTGCAAGCCCAGGCGCTATGTTAGGTGCGGTATTAATGACGCGTAATGAAGAATATACTTGGGTTGAACAAATGATTACCTCATCAATGATGCTGGCCGTTTTAGTGGTGGTACTTATTTTGTTATTACTTGCTACGCATGTACATAAAATAATAGGTGATAGTGGGGCAAGTATTATTAGCCGAATTATGGGGTTAATTTTAAGCTCAGTCGCAGTAACGAATATTTTAAATGGTATCGCACAATACTTTGGCTTGCAGGTGTTTGCTTAA
- the orn gene encoding oligoribonuclease, with protein MTINKSNLIWLDLEMTGLEPETDKILEIATVVTDADLNILAEGPTIAIHQSDELLDGMDEWCTTQHGKSGLTARCKASTFDEAYAVEQTLAFLKQWVPAGASPMCGNSIGQDRRFMNKYMRELEDFFHYRNLDVSTIKELARRWKPDVLAQVNKKGSHLALDDIKDSIMELKVYREKFFNL; from the coding sequence ATGACTATTAATAAATCAAATTTAATTTGGCTCGATCTGGAAATGACCGGACTTGAACCAGAGACTGACAAAATACTTGAAATTGCAACTGTTGTCACTGACGCTGATCTGAATATATTAGCCGAAGGCCCAACCATTGCCATTCATCAAAGTGATGAACTACTTGATGGTATGGATGAGTGGTGTACAACTCAGCATGGCAAATCAGGGCTTACAGCGCGTTGTAAGGCAAGTACTTTCGATGAAGCTTATGCCGTTGAGCAAACCCTCGCGTTTTTAAAGCAATGGGTGCCAGCGGGTGCTTCACCCATGTGTGGTAACTCGATTGGCCAAGATCGTCGTTTTATGAATAAGTATATGCGTGAGCTTGAAGACTTTTTTCATTACCGTAATTTAGATGTAAGTACCATTAAAGAACTTGCTCGTCGTTGGAAACCAGATGTATTGGCTCAAGTGAATAAAAAAGGGTCACATTTAGCGTTAGACGACATTAAAGATTCGATTATGGAATTAAAGGTTTACCGAGAAAAGTTTTTTAATTTATAA
- a CDS encoding copper chaperone PCu(A)C, translating into MIKQCISIASALMVGVFSSSLMAHEGHEHDSVVAQLQVTHAQVREFLPATKASVAYFSIKNHSNVPATLTKATIDGLGRVEIHEHVHADGMMKMQKVESLRIKAHQQLDFKPGSYHLMVFEPQEPLKVGQERKLTLYFEDGNRVFTNAKVVSLASQAEPVKASKDHSHH; encoded by the coding sequence ATGATTAAACAATGTATTTCGATAGCAAGTGCATTAATGGTGGGTGTTTTTTCGTCTTCGTTAATGGCGCACGAAGGACATGAACACGATAGTGTTGTTGCGCAGCTACAAGTAACACATGCGCAAGTAAGAGAGTTTTTGCCGGCAACCAAAGCCAGTGTGGCTTACTTTAGTATTAAAAACCACAGCAATGTACCAGCAACCTTGACTAAAGCGACAATTGATGGCCTAGGGCGTGTTGAAATTCATGAGCACGTTCACGCTGACGGTATGATGAAAATGCAAAAAGTCGAATCATTGCGTATTAAAGCTCACCAACAACTCGATTTTAAGCCAGGCAGCTATCATTTAATGGTGTTTGAACCACAAGAACCGTTAAAAGTAGGTCAAGAACGTAAACTCACGCTATATTTTGAAGACGGGAACCGAGTATTTACCAATGCAAAAGTCGTTTCGTTAGCCTCACAAGCAGAGCCGGTAAAAGCATCGAAAGATCATAGTCATCATTAG
- a CDS encoding chemotaxis protein CheX, with product MNVEFINPFLSSLMNVLSTMAQTQLKPGKPRIKTDEVACGDVSGLIGMVGPQTRGSFSITFDESLALTIMERMLGERPDSVNEEVTDMVGEITNMVTGGAKNLLGEKGYDFAMATPIVVSGKNHTITHKSDGKKIIMPFTSDAGNANIEVSFDKL from the coding sequence ATGAATGTAGAGTTCATTAATCCCTTTTTATCTTCTTTGATGAATGTATTGAGCACCATGGCTCAAACTCAGTTAAAACCAGGTAAACCTCGCATTAAAACCGATGAAGTAGCCTGTGGTGATGTATCGGGATTAATTGGTATGGTTGGCCCCCAAACTCGCGGTTCATTTTCAATAACCTTCGACGAAAGTTTAGCGCTGACTATAATGGAACGTATGTTAGGTGAGCGACCTGACAGCGTAAATGAAGAAGTCACTGACATGGTCGGCGAAATAACCAATATGGTCACCGGTGGTGCTAAAAACCTATTAGGTGAAAAAGGCTATGACTTTGCCATGGCAACCCCCATTGTTGTGTCTGGTAAAAACCATACTATTACGCATAAAAGTGACGGCAAAAAAATTATTATGCCATTTACCAGTGATGCAGGTAATGCAAACATTGAAGTGAGCTTCGATAAGCTATGA